The following are encoded in a window of Haliotis asinina isolate JCU_RB_2024 chromosome 14, JCU_Hal_asi_v2, whole genome shotgun sequence genomic DNA:
- the LOC137262238 gene encoding protein delta homolog 1-like encodes MKSRAEEPLMWGLIVIVLMFSSQCIADDVCDPNPCKNGGACSVGTGGSAECACTSGFGGTMCEDAPKCSVSTPCENGGTCKADTPGQDICFCTPGFGGDLCADAPKCTGAIPCENGGTCKADTSGQDICFCAPGFGGDLCADAPKCTDAAPCENGGTCKADASGQDICFCAPGFGGDLCADASGAAEISVHVWMLAAVAVLTKLSFN; translated from the exons ATGAAGTCACGCGCGGAAGAACCGTTAATGTGGG GTTTAATCGTGATTGTATTGATGTTCAGCAGCCAGTGTATAGCAG ATGATGTCTGCGACCCGAATCCATGCAAAAATGGAGGAGCATGTTCAGTTGGTACCGGAGGTTCAGCTGAATGTGCATGTACATCTGGCTTTGgaggaacaatgtgtgaagatg CTCCAAAGTGCTCAGTTTCTACTCCATGTGAAAACGGCGGCACCTGTAAGGCTGACACCCCTGGTCAGGATATCTGTTTCTGTACTCCGGGCTTCGGAGGGGACCTATGTGCTGACG CTCCAAAGTGCACAGGTGCGATTCCATGTGAAAACGGCGGCACCTGTAAGGCTGACACTTCCGGCCAGGATATCTGTTTCTGTGCTCCGGGCTTCGGAGGAGACCTATGTGCCGACG CTCCAAAGTGCACAGATGCCGCTCCATGTGAAAACGGCGGCACCTGTAAGGCTGACGCCTCTGGTCAGGATATATGTTTCTGTGCTCCGGGCTTCGGAGGGGACCTATGTGCTGAcg CATCTGGTGCTGCTGAGATATCGGTGCACGTATGGATGCTCGCAGCTGTAGCTGTCCTCACAAAGCTGAGTTTCAACTGA